One Bdellovibrio bacteriovorus str. Tiberius DNA segment encodes these proteins:
- a CDS encoding YdcF family protein, whose product MRIAKSLLKSRSFWALAFLSAVVLYRFVDEYQKVQSERIQSWTKTPSADCAVVLTGGAGRVREGFDLLANQNVKKLVISGVYSNARLREIMPVWPFYGNLSENDVVLDRRSETTYGNAQQSLPIVEALKCRDILLVTSRLHMYRSYRTFRATFPENIYIEKHAIIGGRFESSVWESGFEALKSLFYSIWAY is encoded by the coding sequence TTGCGCATCGCTAAGTCCCTGTTGAAATCCCGTTCATTCTGGGCTCTGGCATTCCTGAGCGCAGTGGTGCTATACCGCTTCGTCGACGAATATCAGAAGGTGCAGAGTGAGCGGATTCAATCCTGGACGAAAACTCCTTCCGCTGACTGCGCGGTGGTCCTGACGGGCGGCGCAGGCAGGGTGAGGGAGGGGTTTGACCTTCTGGCGAATCAGAATGTCAAAAAGCTCGTTATTTCGGGCGTGTATTCCAATGCGCGTCTGCGCGAGATCATGCCGGTGTGGCCCTTTTATGGGAACCTGAGCGAAAACGATGTGGTCTTGGACCGCCGTTCAGAAACCACTTATGGAAATGCCCAGCAAAGCCTGCCGATTGTGGAGGCGCTGAAGTGCCGGGACATCCTGCTGGTGACATCACGTCTGCATATGTACCGTTCTTACCGGACGTTCCGGGCCACGTTTCCTGAAAACATCTACATCGAAAAGCATGCGATTATTGGCGGCCGCTTTGAGTCTTCCGTCTGGGAGTCGGGGTTTGAGGCTCTGAAATCGCTGTTTTACTCTATCTGGGCCTACTAA
- a CDS encoding MlaE family ABC transporter permease, producing MTSLLAQIDSLGRSVTKNVEYTARVLLMVYLSLRATVLDRAQGFRQIVGVISAQIYFTGWQALPLISVLALGTGSIILLQSLSNLSLLGGTQMIGNFLIVMIVREAGPLLVALVVIARSGTAVASEVGNMRANREIEALESMGINPLSFIVFPRVLGGIISVLGLAFYFNFIALIGGFLVTKFVQDLPLAFYTDSLMRAFAKEDVLIFLLKNGFSGMIIFVVCCYQGLSVKRSPHEVPQVTTQAVVNSIIFVVVFNLIVTALFYLNQLRSLGVV from the coding sequence ATGACTTCTTTACTGGCGCAAATAGACTCGCTAGGAAGATCAGTAACAAAGAATGTGGAGTACACGGCACGTGTTCTCCTGATGGTTTATCTTTCTCTGCGTGCCACGGTTTTAGATCGTGCCCAGGGCTTCCGCCAGATCGTCGGCGTTATTTCAGCACAAATCTATTTCACCGGCTGGCAGGCGCTGCCACTGATTTCGGTTCTCGCTTTGGGAACCGGGTCTATCATTTTGCTTCAGTCCCTGTCCAATCTGTCACTGCTGGGCGGCACCCAGATGATCGGAAACTTCCTGATCGTCATGATCGTCCGTGAGGCCGGTCCCTTGCTGGTGGCTTTGGTGGTGATCGCGCGCTCGGGTACAGCCGTGGCTTCGGAAGTCGGGAACATGCGCGCCAATCGCGAGATTGAAGCGCTGGAAAGCATGGGTATCAACCCGCTGAGTTTTATTGTGTTCCCGCGTGTGCTGGGTGGAATCATCAGCGTGCTGGGACTGGCATTTTATTTCAATTTTATCGCTTTGATTGGCGGATTCCTGGTCACGAAATTCGTGCAGGATCTGCCCCTGGCTTTTTATACGGATTCATTGATGCGTGCCTTTGCCAAAGAGGACGTGCTGATCTTCCTGCTGAAGAACGGTTTCAGCGGGATGATTATTTTTGTGGTGTGCTGCTATCAGGGGCTTTCTGTGAAGCGCAGTCCGCATGAGGTTCCACAGGTCACGACCCAGGCCGTGGTGAACAGTATCATCTTTGTGGTCGTGTTTAATCTGATTGTGACAGCTTTGTTTTATCTAAATCAACTTCGTAGTTTAGGGGTGGTGTGA
- a CDS encoding cell division ATP-binding protein FtsE, protein MKIENLKFEGVSFTHEGQEPIVQNVEFDFPMNEILWVKADEGAGKSSLLQILAGLQIPQSGKYLINGENVVDMSFEEFLPFRLKIGYSFDYGGLINNRTLYDNLMLPLLYHKVLTPEECKARVEAMIKEFGIEKFAHERPAHVPGRIRKLTCLMRAVVMQPEMLLLDDPSVGLGQDSVYIFADHVHRLRKEGHLKHIFISSYDEKFMNLFNYQIIHLDDGQIYFQAVDPEKRVVHL, encoded by the coding sequence ATGAAAATCGAAAATCTAAAATTTGAAGGCGTGTCTTTCACTCATGAAGGGCAGGAGCCAATTGTTCAGAATGTGGAGTTTGATTTTCCAATGAACGAAATTCTGTGGGTGAAAGCCGATGAAGGTGCGGGGAAGAGCTCTCTGTTGCAGATTCTGGCAGGCCTGCAGATCCCCCAGTCCGGGAAATATCTGATCAACGGTGAAAACGTGGTGGATATGTCCTTTGAAGAGTTTTTGCCATTCCGTCTGAAGATCGGCTATTCCTTCGATTACGGCGGTCTGATCAACAATCGTACTTTGTATGACAATCTGATGCTGCCTCTTTTGTATCATAAGGTTTTGACGCCGGAAGAATGCAAAGCCCGCGTCGAAGCGATGATCAAGGAATTTGGCATCGAGAAATTTGCCCACGAAAGACCGGCCCATGTCCCGGGTCGTATTCGCAAGCTGACGTGCCTGATGCGCGCAGTGGTGATGCAGCCGGAAATGCTGCTGTTGGATGATCCAAGCGTGGGACTGGGGCAGGACAGTGTCTATATCTTTGCTGATCACGTGCACCGTCTGCGCAAAGAGGGGCACCTGAAACATATCTTTATCAGTTCCTATGATGAAAAGTTCATGAATCTTTTCAATTATCAGATCATTCACCTGGATGACGGACAGATTTACTTCCAGGCTGTGGATCCCGAGAAAAGAGTTGTTCACCTATGA
- a CDS encoding MlaD family protein: MKVKFNKFERVAGLFVVLAIVGVIVTAISAAVKQGWFEPKVRFTTTFENADGIHQGTLVQMAGLRAGAVETVELESDNRIRVGFYVLGKFQNRIRENSTVQLIRPFIIGERVLELTVGNEEFEMIPDHSAVKSIETVDLMTLMSGKHLNSYLSKLGGILESVQVLVDAFADKSRAESLVRVIDRLDPLVKNLNTMSVEVIKLSKQATHDDGVQKLVGNLAVTTREINKILPELNEQNPEMAKDLAVMTQNLAVMTKALGPAVKQVEGELPGASVRLVQALDETVVVLKAMQKSFFMRSSVKEVKDEETQDRLPAGK, from the coding sequence ATGAAGGTAAAATTCAACAAGTTTGAAAGAGTCGCCGGCCTTTTTGTTGTTCTGGCCATTGTGGGTGTGATTGTCACAGCCATCAGTGCGGCAGTAAAACAGGGCTGGTTTGAGCCGAAGGTGCGCTTCACCACGACCTTTGAGAATGCCGACGGTATTCATCAGGGCACACTGGTGCAGATGGCAGGTCTTCGTGCCGGTGCCGTTGAAACCGTGGAACTGGAAAGTGACAACCGCATTCGTGTTGGCTTCTATGTTCTGGGAAAATTCCAGAATCGCATTCGTGAAAACAGCACGGTGCAGTTGATTCGTCCGTTCATCATCGGTGAGCGGGTGCTGGAGCTGACGGTGGGGAACGAAGAGTTTGAAATGATCCCGGATCACAGTGCAGTGAAGTCCATCGAAACGGTGGATCTGATGACATTGATGAGCGGTAAACACCTGAATTCTTACCTGAGCAAGTTGGGCGGGATTTTAGAGAGTGTGCAGGTCCTTGTGGATGCGTTTGCGGATAAAAGCCGCGCGGAAAGCCTGGTTCGTGTGATTGACCGTTTGGATCCTTTGGTGAAAAACCTGAACACGATGTCAGTGGAAGTGATTAAACTTTCCAAACAGGCCACGCATGATGATGGCGTGCAAAAACTGGTGGGAAATCTTGCCGTGACCACGCGTGAGATTAACAAAATCCTTCCTGAACTGAACGAACAGAATCCGGAAATGGCCAAAGACCTTGCCGTGATGACCCAGAACCTGGCAGTAATGACCAAGGCGCTGGGACCCGCGGTGAAACAAGTCGAAGGCGAGCTTCCAGGGGCCAGTGTGCGTTTGGTACAGGCATTGGACGAAACAGTTGTTGTATTAAAGGCCATGCAAAAAAGCTTCTTCATGAGAAGCAGTGTTAAAGAAGTCAAAGACGAGGAAACTCAAGATCGTCTTCCAGCCGGTAAATAG
- a CDS encoding substrate-binding periplasmic protein, with amino-acid sequence MRNVFRFLTILLLNVLPVQMDAKTLKVAFGKSKPPYIYEENGVVHGIEVDLVREILKSLQAPHEFKSLSYLRLETEATHGDTFDMIVGVRNREGGRYYSQAFMDHEVCAFSLKSRKITIKSAKDLQSLKVAVWRGAWKDLGADFKRIFEPGFNGKVPVNLVEYPQTKDRFASLYKGEVDVLIMDRYIFEWYRLTPQEGGTFTQDVKVHEIFPENTPAYVSFREEKTRDAFNRELKRLRDSGDYARMVKAYTGERLAGLGKK; translated from the coding sequence ATGCGAAATGTTTTTCGCTTCCTGACAATCTTACTTCTGAACGTATTACCGGTACAAATGGACGCCAAAACCTTGAAGGTTGCTTTTGGAAAAAGCAAGCCGCCTTATATCTATGAGGAAAACGGCGTGGTCCACGGTATCGAAGTGGATCTGGTGCGGGAAATTTTAAAATCCCTGCAGGCTCCGCATGAATTCAAAAGCCTGTCCTATTTGCGTTTGGAAACTGAAGCCACTCATGGCGACACCTTTGATATGATTGTGGGTGTGCGCAATCGTGAGGGCGGCCGCTATTATTCCCAGGCCTTCATGGATCATGAGGTTTGCGCTTTCAGTCTGAAATCCCGGAAGATCACGATCAAAAGTGCCAAGGATCTGCAGTCTTTGAAGGTCGCCGTGTGGCGCGGGGCCTGGAAAGATCTGGGAGCGGATTTTAAAAGAATCTTTGAGCCCGGATTCAACGGGAAAGTTCCAGTGAATCTTGTCGAGTATCCGCAGACCAAAGATCGTTTTGCCAGTCTGTACAAAGGCGAAGTGGATGTGCTGATTATGGATCGCTATATCTTTGAGTGGTATCGTCTGACGCCGCAAGAGGGGGGCACCTTCACGCAAGATGTGAAGGTGCATGAGATCTTCCCTGAAAACACGCCAGCTTATGTGTCCTTCCGTGAAGAAAAGACCCGTGATGCTTTCAATCGTGAGCTGAAACGTTTGCGCGACAGCGGGGACTATGCCCGCATGGTGAAAGCCTATACGGGTGAGCGCCTGGCAGGATTGGGTAAAAAATGA
- a CDS encoding substrate-binding periplasmic protein translates to MKLILALLFFCSGVQAEEAKSLSVAFGKGRPPYSFSERGNTRGIEVDLAMEILKRLGYKVRQQVMSPYRIEAEAKHGNTFDVVVGVPQNGDGAGHYYSKPFVAYENYLIALRSRKLSAKKVSDLSGVRVGAWHNAWKDLGKDFARVFSPKANGRLPDNYREFVRQEDQVKALWAGDIDALVMDRYIFGWFRMTMASQVNTGADVDVFDLFPVVNHSHVAFRDAKLRSAFDKELERMRQSGEYDNIVRIYVGERLAAMLKSGPKPH, encoded by the coding sequence ATGAAATTGATTCTGGCACTTTTGTTTTTCTGTTCAGGTGTTCAGGCGGAAGAGGCTAAATCTTTGTCCGTGGCCTTTGGCAAAGGCCGCCCGCCTTATTCCTTTTCAGAGCGCGGGAACACCCGTGGCATTGAAGTGGATCTGGCGATGGAGATCCTGAAGCGTCTGGGTTACAAGGTCCGCCAGCAGGTGATGTCGCCATATCGTATCGAAGCTGAGGCCAAACACGGCAACACATTTGATGTGGTGGTCGGGGTTCCGCAAAACGGGGATGGTGCTGGTCACTATTACTCCAAACCCTTTGTCGCTTATGAAAATTATCTGATCGCTTTAAGATCCCGCAAGCTGAGTGCCAAGAAGGTCTCGGATCTGTCGGGTGTGCGTGTTGGGGCCTGGCATAATGCCTGGAAAGACCTGGGGAAGGATTTTGCCCGGGTGTTTTCGCCTAAAGCCAACGGCCGGTTGCCTGACAACTATCGTGAGTTTGTTCGTCAGGAAGATCAGGTCAAAGCCCTGTGGGCTGGGGACATTGATGCGTTGGTGATGGATCGGTATATCTTTGGCTGGTTCAGAATGACCATGGCTTCTCAGGTGAACACCGGAGCGGATGTGGATGTTTTTGATCTGTTCCCAGTGGTAAATCACAGCCATGTGGCCTTTCGGGATGCTAAATTACGATCGGCTTTCGATAAGGAACTCGAGCGCATGCGCCAAAGCGGCGAATACGACAATATCGTGCGAATTTACGTGGGCGAGCGCCTTGCCGCCATGCTTAAAAGTGGTCCGAAGCCCCATTGA
- a CDS encoding FtsX-like permease family protein, which yields MKRIAWLSMVGITISVTAFLVVLFVMNGMNASIHKRILGLEPHLYVQVAGADTAQSLESSPAFQRLQEDPANRAYVYETMDIIIRSQDGQFRGGIARGVTRESLEHFIEQLQRIDRKATDRDSQAYFWDPQDVPGRGEVVMGVDLAQSLGVFEGDFLTVVSPSGLLLPPGETPKFERVRIKRIVTTSLPDLDGQYLFYQRGEALNALVNEGLRKNGIEVWLPDEGRIESVKEDLLKFEGVSVETWMDRNSALLYALKLEKLTIGIFLGLAGMIAGSSILTVLALLLSQKKRDIAILRTIGFSSRQTVRTFTQIGFFLAGIGVVGGVVLGTGLSLYIQANPIQFLPSDVYYDSSIPALVNYGLVFGVLIVSGLIALLGSYIPARTAAEVQPSDALRMK from the coding sequence GTGAAACGGATCGCCTGGTTGTCCATGGTTGGGATCACAATCAGTGTGACGGCGTTCCTGGTGGTTTTGTTTGTCATGAACGGAATGAATGCCAGCATTCATAAGCGCATTCTGGGGCTGGAGCCGCATCTGTATGTGCAGGTGGCCGGAGCCGACACCGCACAAAGCCTTGAATCCAGTCCTGCGTTTCAACGTCTGCAGGAAGATCCGGCCAATCGTGCCTATGTCTATGAAACCATGGATATCATCATCCGCAGTCAGGATGGACAGTTCCGTGGTGGCATCGCGCGCGGTGTGACCCGGGAAAGTCTTGAACACTTCATTGAACAGCTTCAGCGCATTGATCGCAAAGCCACGGACCGGGATTCTCAAGCCTACTTCTGGGATCCGCAGGATGTTCCGGGGCGCGGGGAAGTGGTGATGGGCGTGGATCTGGCCCAGTCCCTGGGTGTTTTTGAAGGGGACTTCCTGACTGTGGTGTCGCCTTCAGGATTATTGCTGCCTCCGGGGGAAACCCCGAAGTTTGAACGCGTGCGTATCAAGCGCATTGTCACCACCAGTTTGCCGGATCTGGATGGGCAGTATCTTTTCTATCAGCGCGGTGAGGCTTTGAATGCGCTGGTGAATGAGGGCCTGCGCAAAAACGGAATTGAAGTGTGGCTGCCGGATGAGGGGCGCATTGAATCCGTGAAAGAGGATCTGTTGAAGTTTGAAGGCGTCAGTGTTGAAACCTGGATGGATCGCAATTCGGCGTTGTTGTATGCGCTAAAGCTTGAAAAGCTGACCATTGGGATTTTTCTGGGGCTTGCCGGCATGATCGCGGGCAGTTCGATTCTGACCGTGTTGGCGTTGCTGTTGTCGCAGAAAAAACGCGATATCGCGATCTTGCGCACGATCGGTTTTTCTTCGCGTCAGACGGTTCGCACGTTCACGCAGATCGGCTTTTTCCTGGCCGGTATCGGTGTTGTGGGGGGCGTGGTTCTGGGAACAGGTTTGAGTCTTTACATTCAAGCCAATCCGATTCAGTTTTTGCCGTCGGATGTTTACTATGATTCTTCCATCCCGGCTTTGGTCAACTATGGCCTGGTCTTTGGGGTCTTGATTGTCAGTGGATTGATTGCTTTGCTGGGCTCTTATATTCCAGCAAGAACGGCTGCAGAAGTGCAGCCGTCCGATGCTTTAAGAATGAAATAA
- a CDS encoding 2,3,4,5-tetrahydropyridine-2,6-dicarboxylate N-succinyltransferase, translated as MQEQVSKLWTEIQGGKTIDQLSTTELKAVFETIEGLDSGTLRVCQKQDGKWITNEWIKKAILLYFRIQKMEPMNAGDIAFFDKIPLKRWSEEDGVRVVPPAVARKGCFIEKGAILMPSYVNIGAYVGSGTMVDTWATVGSCAQIGKNVHLSGGVGIGGVLEPIQASPVIVEDNAFIGSRCIVVEGAVIEEGAVLGAGVTITASTKIIDVTGSSPVEYKGRVPANSVVIPGTQMKDFAAGTYGVPCALIIGKRKASTDLKTSLTDALRDHQVSV; from the coding sequence ATGCAAGAACAAGTCTCAAAACTTTGGACCGAAATTCAAGGCGGAAAAACGATCGATCAACTTTCAACTACTGAATTGAAAGCCGTTTTTGAAACCATCGAAGGCCTGGATTCCGGCACTTTGCGCGTTTGCCAAAAACAAGATGGCAAATGGATCACCAACGAATGGATCAAAAAAGCCATCCTGCTTTATTTCCGTATTCAAAAAATGGAACCAATGAATGCAGGCGACATCGCCTTCTTCGACAAAATCCCATTGAAACGCTGGTCTGAAGAAGACGGCGTGCGCGTCGTTCCACCAGCCGTGGCCCGCAAAGGCTGCTTCATTGAAAAAGGCGCGATCCTGATGCCATCTTATGTGAACATCGGAGCTTACGTCGGTTCCGGCACTATGGTCGACACTTGGGCTACAGTGGGCTCTTGCGCTCAAATCGGCAAGAACGTGCACTTGTCCGGCGGCGTGGGTATCGGCGGCGTTCTAGAACCAATTCAGGCCTCTCCGGTGATCGTGGAAGACAATGCCTTCATCGGCAGCCGCTGCATCGTGGTAGAAGGTGCTGTGATTGAAGAAGGTGCGGTTCTGGGTGCGGGTGTGACCATCACGGCCAGCACCAAAATCATCGATGTGACGGGCTCATCCCCTGTTGAATACAAAGGCCGCGTGCCTGCCAATTCCGTGGTGATTCCGGGCACACAGATGAAGGACTTCGCGGCAGGCACCTATGGCGTCCCTTGCGCACTGATCATCGGCAAACGCAAAGCCAGCACAGACCTGAAAACTTCCCTGACCGACGCCCTTCGCGACCATCAGGTGAGTGTTTAA
- a CDS encoding M14 family zinc carboxypeptidase, which yields MKTSIFTYTSKGLPVPAWHFNNNGPEVLILGGVHGDEVEGVIAAQELLKHFMNSNPYKLNITLVPQFNLEGVIFKTRGNGNGVDLNRNLPTKDWSPEVKTPRYHPGPAAGSEKENHGLMTYLDKKKPVYVLSLHSWHPVLNVNGDCRPVAEVLSRLTGYKIDDDIGYPTPGCLGTYAGLERNCPTLTYEIERGLSAEKIIEVHVPAILESLKVLE from the coding sequence ATGAAAACTTCTATTTTTACTTACACTTCCAAAGGTTTGCCGGTACCGGCCTGGCACTTCAACAACAACGGCCCTGAAGTTCTGATCCTGGGCGGCGTTCATGGTGACGAGGTCGAAGGTGTTATCGCAGCCCAAGAGCTGCTGAAGCACTTCATGAACTCCAACCCCTACAAACTTAACATCACCCTGGTGCCGCAATTCAATCTTGAAGGTGTGATCTTCAAAACCCGCGGCAACGGCAACGGCGTGGATCTGAACCGCAACCTGCCAACCAAGGACTGGTCTCCGGAAGTAAAAACTCCGCGCTATCACCCGGGACCGGCTGCGGGCAGCGAAAAAGAAAATCACGGGCTAATGACTTATCTGGATAAAAAAAAGCCTGTCTATGTTTTATCACTGCACTCCTGGCATCCGGTTTTGAATGTCAACGGCGACTGTCGTCCGGTGGCGGAAGTTTTGTCCCGCCTGACGGGTTACAAAATTGACGACGACATCGGATACCCAACTCCGGGCTGTCTGGGCACCTATGCGGGCCTTGAAAGAAACTGCCCGACACTGACTTACGAAATCGAACGCGGTCTTTCAGCTGAAAAAATCATCGAAGTCCACGTCCCGGCAATCCTCGAATCTTTGAAAGTACTGGAATAA
- the lysA gene encoding diaminopimelate decarboxylase translates to MEYINNELCLGPLKKPLLPLVANYMRPIYVYDLDSVAQRYQAMSQALKGTRLFFAVKSNPNPGVLQKLKSLGAGADVVSLGEIKRALECGFSPQDIVYSGVGKTKFEVTEALKLGIYQINVESLPELERIGMLGRELKKKAQVALRLNPDVDINTHPYIATGLKDNKFGMERSMVPALVKCLKNYSDSIDLVGVSLHLGSQMLEFSGYDEALKRLKTVYLELQAEFPTLKKFDFGGGLGIFYDRVDLQLEESLLQKYAQITMENLSDLNCELQAEPGRWLVAHCGALITQVQYIKETSAKTFVIVDAGMNHLIRPSLYEATHRIEPLKRKDAAFVVDVVGPICESSDFFAKEISLTKVQEGDFVAIMDSGAYGYSMASVYNLQELPLEICI, encoded by the coding sequence GTGGAATACATCAATAATGAATTGTGTCTTGGTCCGTTAAAAAAGCCACTTTTGCCCCTGGTGGCCAATTACATGCGCCCCATTTATGTCTACGATCTTGATTCTGTCGCCCAAAGGTATCAGGCGATGTCTCAGGCCTTGAAGGGGACTCGTCTTTTTTTCGCGGTGAAATCCAATCCCAATCCTGGTGTTCTGCAAAAACTAAAAAGCCTCGGCGCCGGGGCGGACGTGGTTTCTTTGGGAGAAATCAAGCGCGCCCTGGAATGTGGTTTTTCCCCGCAGGACATTGTCTATAGCGGCGTGGGTAAAACCAAATTTGAAGTGACTGAAGCCCTGAAGCTCGGCATTTATCAAATCAACGTGGAAAGTCTGCCGGAACTTGAACGCATCGGCATGTTGGGTCGTGAACTGAAAAAGAAAGCCCAGGTGGCTTTGCGTCTGAATCCTGATGTGGATATTAATACGCATCCCTACATTGCCACGGGTTTGAAGGACAACAAATTCGGCATGGAGCGTTCCATGGTTCCGGCTTTGGTGAAATGTCTTAAAAACTATTCTGATTCTATCGATCTGGTGGGTGTCAGTCTGCATCTGGGATCCCAAATGTTGGAGTTCTCTGGATACGACGAAGCATTGAAAAGGCTTAAGACCGTTTATCTGGAACTGCAGGCTGAATTCCCGACGCTGAAAAAGTTCGACTTTGGCGGAGGCTTGGGGATTTTCTATGACCGTGTGGATCTTCAGCTGGAAGAGTCCCTGTTACAGAAATACGCGCAAATCACTATGGAAAATCTGTCAGATCTAAACTGCGAACTGCAGGCCGAACCCGGCCGCTGGCTGGTGGCCCATTGCGGGGCTTTGATCACGCAGGTGCAGTACATCAAAGAAACCAGCGCGAAAACTTTTGTAATCGTGGATGCGGGGATGAATCACCTGATTCGACCGTCGTTGTATGAAGCCACTCATCGCATTGAGCCGCTGAAAAGAAAAGATGCGGCTTTTGTGGTGGATGTAGTGGGCCCGATTTGTGAGTCTTCGGATTTCTTTGCCAAAGAGATTTCACTGACGAAAGTTCAAGAGGGCGACTTTGTGGCGATTATGGATTCCGGGGCCTATGGGTATTCCATGGCCAGTGTCTATAATCTGCAGGAACTGCCTTTGGAGATTTGTATCTAA
- the murI gene encoding glutamate racemase, giving the protein MADQDSRPIGVFDSGIGGLTVLKELALQFPHESFLYVGDTARLPYGSKSPQTIRKYSEQIIQFLEKQNVKAIVIACNTASSQVSEREIDGLPIYNVIEPGSQRALELSSGKRIGVLATRATVNSQAYTHKIHALDPQAQVFDQACPLFVPLAEEGWDADPVTNLIVFRYLSPLLQNHIDTLILGCTHYPILKNSIARVTGSSIELVDSGEAIAQWLSRDFKSGRLGPNKSNEPRRIDIMTTDSSAHFTEMAQRILKPAKADQYAVVDV; this is encoded by the coding sequence ATGGCAGACCAGGATTCCCGTCCCATAGGCGTCTTTGATTCAGGTATCGGCGGCTTGACAGTTCTAAAAGAGCTGGCGCTGCAGTTTCCTCATGAAAGTTTCTTATATGTAGGCGACACCGCTCGCCTTCCCTATGGTTCGAAATCCCCGCAAACCATTCGCAAGTACTCTGAACAGATCATTCAGTTTTTGGAAAAACAAAACGTCAAAGCCATCGTGATTGCGTGTAACACGGCCTCAAGCCAGGTGTCCGAACGCGAAATCGATGGCCTGCCGATTTACAACGTGATTGAGCCTGGTTCCCAACGTGCCCTGGAGCTTTCCTCCGGCAAACGCATCGGCGTACTGGCCACGCGTGCCACGGTGAACAGCCAGGCTTACACTCACAAAATTCACGCCCTGGATCCGCAGGCTCAGGTTTTTGATCAAGCCTGCCCATTGTTTGTTCCACTGGCCGAAGAAGGCTGGGACGCTGATCCTGTAACCAATCTGATTGTGTTCCGTTATTTAAGCCCGCTGCTGCAGAACCATATCGACACTTTGATTTTGGGCTGTACTCATTATCCGATTCTGAAAAATTCCATTGCCCGGGTGACTGGAAGCTCGATTGAACTGGTGGATTCCGGCGAAGCGATTGCACAATGGTTGTCGCGCGACTTCAAGAGCGGCCGACTGGGCCCGAATAAAAGCAATGAACCCCGTCGCATTGATATAATGACGACGGATTCTTCCGCGCACTTCACTGAAATGGCTCAGCGGATTTTAAAACCCGCCAAAGCCGATCAATACGCGGTCGTCGACGTTTAG